A single region of the Aeromonas hydrophila subsp. hydrophila ATCC 7966 genome encodes:
- a CDS encoding tRNA-uridine aminocarboxypropyltransferase encodes MKPIPDHAVNRLRIWRKSVSTRPFLARGGSVPRCEACQLRHDWCACEWRPELKAEAGFCLLMYDSEPMKPSNTGRLIADVLPDTTWAFLWSRTKPHPELLALLADPVWQPYVVFPACEKAPARLTSVVTPLPGKKPLFILLDGTWPEARKMFNKSPYLDGFPVLSIKPDALSTYGMRVAHCDEHLCTAEVAACVLEVAGELAAGQALQLWFNLFSSRYMAGRVSRAPGEDEAHLQQALADIKGNEATCAPDAA; translated from the coding sequence ATGAAGCCAATTCCCGATCACGCCGTCAATCGCCTGCGCATCTGGCGCAAGAGCGTCTCGACCCGACCCTTTCTCGCCCGTGGCGGCAGCGTGCCGCGCTGCGAAGCCTGCCAGCTGCGCCACGACTGGTGTGCCTGCGAATGGCGCCCCGAGCTCAAGGCCGAGGCCGGCTTCTGCCTGCTGATGTACGACAGCGAGCCGATGAAGCCCTCCAACACCGGCCGTCTCATCGCCGATGTGCTGCCGGATACCACCTGGGCGTTTCTCTGGTCGCGTACCAAGCCCCATCCCGAGCTGCTGGCCCTGCTGGCGGATCCCGTCTGGCAACCCTATGTGGTGTTTCCCGCCTGCGAGAAGGCACCGGCCCGGCTCACCTCGGTGGTGACCCCGCTCCCAGGCAAGAAGCCGCTGTTCATCCTGCTGGACGGCACCTGGCCCGAGGCGCGCAAGATGTTCAACAAGAGCCCCTATCTGGACGGCTTTCCGGTGCTCTCCATCAAGCCCGATGCGCTCTCCACCTATGGCATGCGGGTAGCGCACTGCGACGAGCACCTGTGCACCGCCGAAGTGGCGGCCTGCGTGCTGGAGGTGGCCGGCGAGCTGGCGGCGGGACAGGCACTGCAGCTCTGGTTCAATCTCTTCAGCAGCCGCTACATGGCGGGCCGGGTCAGCCGGGCCCCCGGCGAGGATGAAGCTCATCTGCAGCAGGCGCTGGCCGACATCAAGGGCAATGAGGCGACCTGTGCCCCCGATGCTGCCTGA
- a CDS encoding VOC family protein, with the protein MAEQDIAREHALAEGTTFTWHELYLPDAEAGIRFYTEVLGWESQTMAMEGGDYPMLVANGRPIAGVQATRGHPEMAGVPPHWATYIAVDDVDARVLRVNQHGGSVVVPAMNIPGVGRMALIADPQGAHIWLFTPEAM; encoded by the coding sequence ATGGCAGAACAAGATATTGCCCGCGAGCACGCCCTGGCCGAAGGCACTACCTTCACCTGGCACGAGCTCTATCTGCCCGATGCCGAGGCCGGGATCCGTTTCTACACCGAGGTGCTCGGCTGGGAGAGCCAGACCATGGCGATGGAGGGCGGCGACTACCCCATGCTGGTTGCCAATGGCAGGCCGATCGCCGGCGTGCAGGCCACCCGGGGTCATCCCGAGATGGCCGGCGTACCACCCCACTGGGCAACCTATATCGCGGTGGATGACGTCGATGCCAGGGTACTCAGGGTCAACCAGCACGGCGGCAGCGTGGTGGTGCCCGCCATGAATATCCCGGGGGTCGGGCGCATGGCGCTGATTGCAGATCCACAAGGGGCGCACATCTGGCTGTTCACCCCGGAAGCTATGTGA
- a CDS encoding D-alanine--D-alanine ligase, translating to MKNIHVLLLCGGGGSEHEVSLRSANFLEKQLSLLPGVEVTRVEMFADRWLSADGRECKLGLDKLLSFDSVARPVDYVVPCIHGYPGETGDLQSFLELAGLPYLGCDAEASKICFNKISTKLWLSAIGIPNTPYLFLTEQNDAALSEAKAALAKWGKVFIKAASQGSSVGCYSASNEADLVKGIADAFGYSEQVLIEKAVKPRELEVAVYQYGDELVATYPGEICVPQDKFYTYEEKYSSASHTETALRAEGLTQAQADAIHEYALKAFRQLKLTHLSRIDFFLTEEGEILLNEINTFPGMTSISMFPKLLEHHGHRFADYLEQILRKAV from the coding sequence ATGAAGAACATCCATGTCTTGCTGCTGTGCGGCGGCGGTGGCTCCGAGCACGAAGTCTCGCTGCGCAGTGCCAATTTCCTCGAAAAACAGCTCTCCCTCCTGCCCGGCGTGGAAGTGACCCGGGTCGAGATGTTTGCCGACCGCTGGCTCAGCGCCGATGGCCGCGAATGCAAGCTGGGGCTGGACAAGCTGCTGTCGTTTGACAGCGTGGCCCGGCCGGTGGATTACGTGGTGCCCTGCATCCACGGCTACCCTGGCGAGACCGGCGACCTGCAATCCTTCCTCGAGCTGGCGGGCCTGCCTTATCTGGGCTGCGACGCCGAGGCGAGCAAGATCTGCTTCAACAAGATCAGCACCAAGCTGTGGCTCTCCGCCATCGGCATCCCCAACACCCCTTATCTGTTCCTGACCGAGCAGAACGACGCGGCGCTGAGCGAGGCGAAAGCCGCGCTGGCCAAGTGGGGCAAGGTCTTCATCAAGGCGGCCTCCCAGGGCTCTTCCGTTGGCTGCTACTCCGCCAGCAACGAAGCGGATCTGGTGAAGGGCATTGCCGATGCCTTCGGTTATTCCGAGCAGGTACTGATCGAAAAAGCGGTCAAGCCGCGCGAGCTGGAAGTGGCGGTGTACCAGTACGGTGACGAGCTGGTGGCCACCTATCCGGGCGAGATCTGCGTGCCGCAGGACAAGTTCTACACCTATGAAGAGAAGTACAGCAGCGCCAGTCACACCGAGACCGCACTGCGCGCCGAGGGGCTGACCCAGGCGCAGGCTGACGCCATTCACGAGTACGCGCTCAAGGCGTTCCGTCAGCTCAAACTGACCCACCTGTCGCGTATCGACTTCTTCCTGACCGAAGAGGGCGAGATCCTGCTGAACGAAATCAATACCTTCCCGGGCATGACCTCCATCTCCATGTTCCCGAAACTGCTGGAGCATCACGGTCACCGCTTCGCCGACTACCTTGAGCAGATCCTGCGCAAGGCGGTCTGA
- a CDS encoding 2OG-Fe(II) oxygenase → MDYQAVMDAIYTRGWVIVDDFLTAAEVDALKACLPDAWRPAGIGRDALHQDNRTIRRDQIHWLEPSLGAPVADYLARMEALRLAANRMLMLGLFDYEAHFARYRSGDFYATHRDAFAGRSNRRLTSVFYLNNDWQPQAGGVLRMYDDDEQLLMDVSPRGGRLVLFLSEEFPHEVLPANQERYSIAGWFRVNGSGNGRLDPPR, encoded by the coding sequence TTGGACTATCAAGCCGTCATGGACGCCATATACACCCGGGGATGGGTGATAGTGGATGATTTTTTAACCGCCGCCGAGGTGGATGCCCTCAAGGCGTGTCTGCCGGATGCGTGGCGGCCGGCGGGGATCGGTCGCGATGCCCTGCATCAGGACAACCGCACCATTCGCCGGGATCAGATCCACTGGCTCGAACCCTCCCTCGGTGCGCCGGTGGCCGACTATCTGGCCCGGATGGAGGCACTGCGGCTGGCCGCCAACCGGATGCTGATGCTGGGGCTGTTCGACTACGAGGCCCACTTTGCCCGCTATCGCAGCGGTGACTTCTATGCCACCCATCGCGATGCCTTCGCCGGGCGCTCCAACCGCCGTCTCACCTCGGTGTTCTACCTCAACAACGACTGGCAACCCCAGGCGGGTGGGGTGCTGCGGATGTACGATGACGACGAGCAGTTGCTGATGGATGTCTCGCCCCGGGGCGGGCGGCTGGTGCTGTTTCTATCCGAAGAGTTCCCCCACGAGGTGTTGCCCGCCAACCAGGAGCGCTACAGCATCGCCGGCTGGTTTCGGGTCAACGGCAGCGGCAACGGCCGGCTCGATCCGCCGCGCTGA
- a CDS encoding glutathione peroxidase, with amino-acid sequence MSLPDLILQRLDGTELPLSTLQGQVMLVVNVASRCGFTPQYTGLEALYRELGPRGLVILGFPCDQFGHQEPGDAEEIARFCSLDYPVSFPIMAKCEVNGEQAHPFYQWLKKEKPGLLGLENVKWNFTKFLIDRDGEVVDRFAPTTKPESLRDDILALL; translated from the coding sequence ATGTCATTGCCCGACCTTATCCTGCAACGCCTTGACGGTACCGAACTGCCCTTGTCCACCCTGCAAGGCCAGGTCATGCTGGTGGTCAACGTCGCCAGCCGCTGCGGCTTTACCCCCCAGTACACCGGACTGGAGGCGCTTTATCGCGAACTGGGCCCACGCGGGCTGGTGATCCTGGGCTTCCCCTGCGATCAATTCGGCCATCAGGAGCCGGGAGATGCAGAGGAGATCGCCCGCTTCTGTTCCCTCGACTATCCGGTCAGCTTCCCCATCATGGCCAAGTGCGAGGTCAACGGCGAGCAGGCCCACCCCTTCTATCAGTGGCTCAAGAAGGAGAAACCGGGTCTGCTGGGGCTGGAGAACGTCAAGTGGAACTTCACCAAATTCCTGATCGACCGGGACGGCGAGGTGGTTGACCGCTTTGCCCCCACCACCAAACCCGAGAGCCTGCGAGACGATATCCTGGCCCTGCTCTGA
- a CDS encoding DEAD/DEAH box helicase has protein sequence MSFNELGLSPHILRAVKELGYEQPTPIQQQAIPAILAGQDVLGGAQTGTGKTAGFTLPMLQRLLANHGRGRRQVRALVLTPTRELAAQVGESIIKYAHHLPFRTLIAYGGVSIKPNLDAIKLGIDILVATPGRLLDLLTQGALTLSELEVLVLDEADRMLDMGFIVDIRRIMKALPAERQTLLFSATFSSEIKALADDLLKEPTLIEVDPSNTAAEQVTQRIIQVDRERRRELLSHMIGRGNWQRVLVFVRTKQIADRLAQQMQKDGLDTVAIHGDKSQGARNRALADFREGKVRVLVATDIAARGLDIDQLPHVINFELPQMAEDYIHRIGRTGRAGRGGEAISLVSQDELGQLKGIEALIGQSLSVEILEGYEPSGKPSRQTLPGSKPVQNPPRARGAANAKGGNGKSAAGKSKAKSDGGKKPAPARKREVVGEDIGFTPMRRLPKAQRDDYQDNSNEE, from the coding sequence ATGTCATTCAACGAACTGGGTCTGTCTCCGCACATCCTGCGGGCCGTCAAGGAGCTGGGTTACGAACAGCCAACCCCCATCCAGCAACAAGCCATCCCCGCCATTCTGGCCGGACAGGATGTGCTCGGCGGCGCCCAGACAGGCACAGGCAAAACGGCCGGTTTCACCCTGCCCATGCTGCAGCGCCTGCTGGCCAACCATGGCCGTGGCCGCCGTCAGGTGCGGGCCCTGGTGCTGACCCCGACCCGCGAACTGGCCGCCCAGGTGGGTGAGAGCATCATCAAATATGCCCACCACCTGCCGTTTCGCACCCTGATCGCCTACGGCGGCGTCAGCATCAAGCCCAATCTGGACGCCATCAAGCTCGGCATCGACATCCTGGTGGCCACCCCGGGCCGTCTGCTGGATCTGCTGACCCAGGGGGCGCTGACCCTGTCCGAGCTGGAAGTGCTGGTGCTGGACGAAGCGGATCGCATGCTCGACATGGGCTTCATCGTCGACATTCGCCGCATCATGAAGGCGCTGCCGGCCGAACGGCAGACCCTGCTGTTCTCCGCCACCTTCTCAAGCGAGATCAAGGCGCTGGCGGATGACCTGCTCAAAGAGCCCACCCTGATCGAGGTGGATCCCAGCAACACCGCCGCCGAGCAGGTGACCCAGCGCATCATCCAGGTCGACCGGGAACGTCGCCGCGAGCTGCTCTCCCACATGATCGGCCGTGGCAACTGGCAGCGGGTGCTGGTGTTCGTGCGCACCAAGCAGATCGCCGATCGCCTGGCCCAGCAGATGCAAAAAGACGGGCTCGATACCGTCGCCATCCACGGCGACAAGAGCCAGGGTGCCCGCAACCGGGCGCTGGCGGATTTTCGGGAAGGCAAGGTGCGGGTGCTGGTGGCGACCGACATCGCCGCTCGCGGCCTCGACATCGATCAGCTGCCCCACGTGATCAACTTCGAGCTGCCCCAGATGGCGGAGGATTACATCCACCGCATCGGTCGCACCGGCCGCGCCGGCCGTGGCGGCGAGGCCATCTCGCTGGTGAGCCAGGACGAGCTGGGCCAGCTCAAGGGGATAGAGGCGCTGATCGGCCAATCCCTCTCGGTGGAGATCCTGGAAGGGTATGAGCCCAGTGGCAAGCCGAGCCGGCAGACCCTGCCGGGCAGCAAGCCGGTACAAAATCCGCCGCGCGCCCGTGGCGCCGCCAATGCCAAGGGCGGCAACGGCAAATCCGCCGCAGGCAAAAGCAAGGCAAAGAGCGATGGCGGCAAGAAGCCAGCCCCAGCCCGCAAGCGGGAAGTGGTGGGCGAGGATATCGGCTTTACCCCCATGCGCCGCCTGCCCAAGGCCCAGCGCGACGACTATCAGGACAACTCCAACGAGGAGTAA
- a CDS encoding acetyltransferase, translated as MRLEQAERGDYQALIALWEASVRATHHFLPDEEIATLRELILAHYLDAVTLTCARNDQGIAGFCGVHEGNIEMLFIDPALRGGGVGRLLVADAIARLAATRVDVNEQNEQALGFYRRLGFEVVGRSALDGQGRPYPLLHMSIATAGTDRPVAPS; from the coding sequence ATGAGACTGGAGCAGGCAGAGCGCGGTGATTATCAGGCCCTGATCGCGCTGTGGGAGGCGTCGGTGCGCGCCACCCACCATTTTTTGCCGGATGAGGAGATCGCCACCCTGCGCGAGCTCATTCTGGCACACTACCTTGACGCCGTGACCCTCACCTGCGCCCGCAACGACCAGGGTATCGCCGGCTTTTGCGGGGTGCACGAGGGCAACATCGAGATGCTGTTCATCGACCCGGCGCTGCGCGGAGGCGGGGTGGGTCGCCTGCTGGTGGCCGATGCCATCGCCAGGCTGGCGGCGACCCGGGTGGACGTCAACGAGCAGAATGAGCAGGCGCTCGGCTTCTATCGCCGCCTGGGCTTCGAGGTGGTGGGGCGCTCGGCGCTGGACGGGCAGGGCAGACCCTATCCGTTGCTGCACATGTCCATTGCGACAGCTGGCACTGACAGACCGGTGGCGCCATCATGA
- a CDS encoding GNAT family N-acetyltransferase, translated as MTLIRACTLQDMAGLLALYRELRPHDPALAPDAARTALTALLAQPHLHLLVAEVDGQLAATCQLGVVATLTNGGRPFGMVEHVVTASAFRRRGISRQLLTHALALAWQQDYYKVMLFSGEGREAAHRLYASLGFKAGIEKGFVLKQVDAMATAGQAPNNQSVE; from the coding sequence ATGACGCTCATCAGGGCCTGTACCCTGCAGGACATGGCAGGTTTGCTGGCGCTCTATCGGGAATTGCGCCCCCATGACCCTGCGCTTGCGCCGGATGCGGCCCGCACGGCGCTGACGGCCTTGCTGGCGCAGCCTCATCTCCACCTGCTGGTGGCGGAGGTGGATGGCCAGCTGGCGGCCACCTGCCAGCTCGGCGTGGTAGCGACCCTGACCAACGGCGGCCGGCCGTTTGGCATGGTGGAGCATGTGGTGACGGCCTCTGCGTTTCGGCGCCGGGGCATCAGCCGGCAGTTGCTGACCCATGCCCTCGCGCTCGCCTGGCAGCAGGATTACTACAAGGTGATGCTGTTCTCGGGGGAAGGGCGCGAGGCGGCCCACCGGCTCTATGCGTCGCTCGGCTTCAAGGCCGGCATCGAGAAGGGGTTTGTCCTCAAGCAGGTCGACGCCATGGCGACGGCCGGGCAGGCCCCGAACAACCAATCTGTTGAGTGA
- a CDS encoding YnfA family protein, whose protein sequence is MGELKTMGLFLVTALAEILGCYLPYLWLTQGRSVWLLLPAGLSLMLFAWLLSLHPTAAGRVYAAYGGVYIFVAILWLWLVDGIRPSLWDLVGSLVALCGMAIIMFAPREA, encoded by the coding sequence ATGGGCGAGTTGAAAACCATGGGGTTGTTTCTGGTGACGGCGCTGGCCGAGATCCTGGGCTGTTATCTGCCCTATCTCTGGCTGACCCAGGGGCGCAGCGTCTGGCTGCTGCTGCCGGCGGGGTTGAGCCTGATGCTGTTTGCCTGGCTCCTGTCGCTGCACCCGACCGCAGCCGGGCGCGTCTATGCCGCCTATGGCGGTGTCTACATCTTCGTGGCCATCCTCTGGCTCTGGCTGGTGGACGGCATCCGACCCAGCCTGTGGGATCTGGTGGGGTCGCTGGTGGCCCTGTGCGGCATGGCCATCATCATGTTTGCCCCCCGCGAGGCGTGA
- a CDS encoding DUF5718 family protein produces the protein MQVTAESKFIGLGVAGNFAGHLEQAGEASDFVAVVVRDTSAPKALFPFYVPGHPGQLGVFPLSGDAIFLPEAAVSGDEKVQIEPEVALWCELEYAGEQVVAIHPRAFGAYNDCSIRRPNAKKISEKKNWGEESKGLAPAMLPLSHFAAGCELDDYRIACYLERDGELHPYGVDSAAVDYSYFHGQLLTWAIDKFNHQQDEGPAEHIQGLLAQAGRPAHALISIGATRYTPFGETHFLKPGDTACVLLYPASRYSESDIREAIRTRQFGPDLSVLLQAVKTR, from the coding sequence ATGCAAGTGACAGCAGAGAGCAAGTTTATCGGACTCGGGGTGGCGGGCAATTTCGCCGGTCATCTGGAGCAGGCCGGCGAGGCCTCGGATTTCGTGGCGGTGGTGGTGCGCGACACCAGCGCCCCCAAGGCGCTGTTCCCCTTCTACGTACCGGGCCACCCCGGCCAGCTCGGCGTCTTCCCCTTGAGCGGCGATGCGATCTTCTTGCCGGAAGCGGCGGTGAGCGGCGATGAAAAGGTGCAGATAGAGCCGGAAGTGGCGCTCTGGTGCGAGCTGGAGTACGCGGGGGAGCAGGTGGTGGCCATCCATCCGCGCGCCTTTGGTGCCTACAACGACTGCTCCATCCGCCGTCCCAACGCCAAAAAGATCAGCGAGAAGAAGAACTGGGGCGAAGAGAGCAAGGGGCTGGCCCCCGCGATGCTGCCCCTGTCCCATTTCGCCGCCGGCTGCGAGCTCGATGACTACCGCATCGCCTGCTACCTGGAGCGGGACGGCGAGCTGCACCCCTACGGGGTCGACAGCGCGGCGGTGGATTACAGCTACTTCCACGGCCAACTGCTGACGTGGGCCATCGACAAGTTCAACCATCAGCAGGACGAGGGGCCGGCCGAGCACATCCAGGGGCTGCTGGCCCAGGCCGGACGTCCGGCCCATGCCCTCATCAGCATCGGCGCCACCCGCTATACCCCGTTTGGCGAGACCCACTTCCTCAAGCCCGGCGACACCGCCTGCGTGCTGCTCTATCCGGCCAGCCGTTATAGCGAAAGTGATATCCGTGAGGCCATTCGCACCCGTCAGTTCGGGCCGGATCTGTCGGTGCTGCTGCAGGCGGTCAAGACCCGCTGA
- the cyaB gene encoding class IV adenylate cyclase codes for MSAQHFQGRFEVEFKYRLGDVEAFTTALAALNPEVMLERNQEQDTYFDTPDRSLSAAGKSLLIRAMQPSGIRLWIVKGPEPDRCEAVNITDADKAISMLHTLGYQPILTLRKVRSIYFVGPFHVTLDHLAGLGDFAELAIMTDDESLLPDYRQQLLSLAARLGLNPERLESRSYRTLCEQATTPSPERRS; via the coding sequence ATGTCAGCACAGCACTTTCAGGGCCGCTTCGAGGTCGAGTTCAAATACAGGCTCGGCGATGTCGAGGCCTTCACCACTGCCCTCGCCGCCCTCAATCCCGAGGTGATGCTGGAGCGCAACCAGGAGCAGGACACCTACTTCGACACGCCGGACCGCAGCCTGAGCGCAGCGGGCAAGAGCCTGCTGATCCGCGCCATGCAGCCCTCCGGCATCCGGCTCTGGATCGTGAAGGGGCCCGAACCCGATCGCTGCGAGGCGGTCAACATCACCGACGCCGACAAGGCCATCAGCATGCTGCACACCCTGGGCTACCAGCCGATACTGACCCTTCGCAAAGTGCGCAGCATCTATTTCGTCGGCCCCTTCCACGTCACCCTGGATCACCTGGCGGGGCTTGGCGATTTTGCCGAGTTGGCCATCATGACCGATGACGAATCCTTGCTGCCAGATTATCGCCAGCAACTGCTGTCCCTGGCCGCCCGGCTCGGGCTGAACCCCGAACGGCTGGAGAGCCGCTCCTATCGCACCCTGTGCGAACAAGCCACCACCCCATCACCAGAGAGACGTTCATGA
- a CDS encoding NUDIX hydrolase codes for MIDKLAWLTFKDQQLLCARSHGKHIYYIPGGKREAGESDEAALMREIEEELAVALKPDTLAFACEFSAQADGKPQGVNVRLRCYTGEADGTPVASAEIAELRWLDSRHMAEISPVSRLLFAWLVEQKLIR; via the coding sequence ATGATCGACAAACTCGCCTGGCTGACCTTCAAGGATCAGCAACTGCTCTGTGCCCGCTCCCACGGCAAGCACATCTACTACATTCCCGGCGGCAAGCGCGAAGCGGGAGAGAGCGACGAGGCGGCGCTGATGCGCGAAATCGAGGAGGAGCTGGCCGTGGCCCTCAAGCCCGACACCCTGGCGTTTGCCTGCGAGTTCAGTGCCCAGGCCGACGGCAAGCCGCAGGGGGTCAACGTCAGGCTGCGCTGCTACACCGGCGAGGCTGACGGCACTCCCGTCGCCTCGGCGGAGATCGCCGAGCTGCGCTGGCTCGACAGCCGCCATATGGCCGAGATCTCTCCGGTTTCCCGGCTGCTGTTTGCCTGGCTGGTCGAACAGAAGCTCATCCGCTGA
- a CDS encoding GNAT family N-acetyltransferase — translation MDIVEVDTTQGIKPALITLLQDSVASGASVGFLPPLTEEQGLVYWQGIETELAAGSRRLWVAFLQHQLVGALQLSLCTKANGRHRAEVEKLMVHSLHRGKGVGRALMASMEQGAREAGRSLLVLDTRVGDAASRLYRQLGYQEAGQIPAFARSADGTLAATLFFYKQL, via the coding sequence ATGGACATAGTTGAGGTTGATACCACCCAGGGCATCAAGCCTGCCCTCATCACTTTGCTGCAAGACAGCGTCGCCAGCGGCGCGTCGGTGGGCTTTCTGCCGCCGCTGACCGAAGAGCAGGGGCTCGTCTATTGGCAGGGCATAGAGACGGAGCTGGCCGCGGGCAGCCGCCGGCTCTGGGTCGCTTTCCTGCAACACCAGCTGGTCGGTGCCCTCCAGCTCTCGCTGTGCACCAAGGCCAATGGCCGTCACCGCGCCGAGGTGGAAAAACTGATGGTGCACAGTCTCCACCGTGGCAAGGGGGTCGGCCGTGCCCTGATGGCCAGCATGGAGCAAGGGGCCAGAGAGGCCGGTCGCAGCCTGCTGGTGCTCGACACCCGGGTGGGCGATGCCGCCTCCCGCCTCTATCGCCAGCTCGGCTACCAGGAGGCGGGCCAGATCCCCGCCTTTGCCCGCAGTGCCGACGGCACCCTGGCGGCCACCCTCTTCTTCTACAAGCAGCTCTGA
- a CDS encoding glycerol dehydrogenase: MPILPRTVTSPKKFIIGHDLLPQLHDHVKDFGDNALLVSDEFILERVREETLAGLLQAGLKGAVEKFNYECTDIEIRRLCDLAEQQGANVIVGIGGGKTLDVAKAVAFYLRRPVVLFPTIASTDAPCTALAVIYNPAGEFERYLFLPQNPDVVIADTAIIAAAPARFFAAGVGDALATYFEARACYRADGINLVGKRPSRTGLGLARLCYELLGENIELAMDAVRHHVTTPALEQTIEATIYLSGVGAEAGGLAAAHAVNNGMSVVADLHRAQHGEKVVFGLLTQLVLERAPQAELDEVMRIIQLAGLPMTLQEMGLSRFVESEWRQVAKLACDPLDTMGNMPMSVSEQDVYHAMIAANAMAERYRARHPRV; encoded by the coding sequence ATGCCTATCCTGCCTCGTACCGTCACCTCCCCCAAAAAGTTCATCATCGGCCACGATCTGCTGCCCCAACTCCATGATCACGTAAAAGATTTCGGCGACAACGCCCTGCTCGTCAGCGACGAGTTCATTCTGGAGCGGGTGCGGGAGGAGACGCTGGCCGGCCTGCTGCAGGCAGGTCTGAAGGGGGCGGTCGAGAAGTTCAACTACGAATGCACCGACATCGAGATCCGCCGTCTGTGCGATCTGGCCGAACAACAGGGGGCCAACGTCATCGTCGGCATCGGCGGCGGCAAGACCCTGGACGTCGCCAAGGCGGTGGCCTTCTACCTGCGCCGCCCCGTGGTGCTGTTTCCCACCATTGCCTCCACCGATGCCCCCTGCACCGCCCTCGCGGTGATCTACAACCCGGCGGGCGAGTTCGAGCGCTATCTGTTCCTGCCCCAGAACCCGGATGTGGTTATCGCCGACACCGCCATCATAGCGGCGGCTCCCGCCCGCTTCTTCGCCGCCGGCGTAGGTGATGCGCTCGCCACCTATTTCGAGGCCCGCGCCTGTTACCGGGCGGACGGCATCAATCTGGTGGGCAAGCGCCCCTCCCGCACCGGCCTCGGGCTGGCCCGGCTCTGCTACGAGCTGCTGGGAGAGAACATCGAGCTGGCGATGGACGCGGTGCGCCACCATGTCACCACCCCGGCGCTGGAGCAGACCATCGAAGCTACCATCTATCTGAGCGGTGTGGGCGCCGAAGCGGGCGGCCTGGCGGCAGCCCATGCGGTCAACAACGGCATGTCGGTGGTGGCGGATCTGCACCGAGCCCAGCACGGCGAGAAGGTGGTGTTCGGCCTGCTCACCCAGCTGGTACTCGAGCGCGCGCCCCAGGCCGAGCTGGACGAGGTGATGCGCATCATCCAGCTGGCCGGCCTGCCCATGACTCTGCAGGAGATGGGGCTGAGCCGTTTCGTGGAGAGCGAGTGGCGCCAGGTGGCCAAACTTGCCTGCGATCCCCTCGACACCATGGGCAACATGCCGATGAGCGTCAGCGAGCAGGATGTCTACCACGCCATGATCGCGGCCAACGCCATGGCCGAGCGCTACCGGGCCCGTCACCCACGCGTCTGA
- a CDS encoding antibiotic biosynthesis monooxygenase family protein, with amino-acid sequence MILEVAHLQVISGQAAAFELAFSQAQHIISTMPGYGGHQLQRSLTTPHRYLLLVNWQRLEDHTQGFRGSPQYQQWKALLHHFYDPFPTVEHYRQVTFDEAE; translated from the coding sequence ATGATATTGGAAGTCGCCCATCTGCAGGTCATCTCCGGTCAGGCTGCCGCCTTCGAGCTGGCATTCTCCCAGGCCCAGCACATCATCAGCACCATGCCGGGCTACGGCGGGCACCAGCTCCAGCGCTCGCTGACCACTCCCCACCGCTATCTGCTGCTGGTCAACTGGCAGCGCCTCGAAGATCACACCCAGGGCTTTCGTGGCTCACCCCAGTACCAGCAGTGGAAGGCCCTGCTCCATCACTTCTACGATCCCTTCCCCACGGTCGAGCACTACCGGCAGGTCACGTTCGATGAGGCAGAGTAG